In Mus pahari chromosome 20, PAHARI_EIJ_v1.1, whole genome shotgun sequence, the genomic stretch TACCTGGTGGGTCTGTGAGAGCTCTGGCTTGCTAGGATTCCACTTCCCTCTATGCCCCAATGGGCCAGTCCTCCCTTAAACTCTGGCTTTCCCTGGGGCATCCTCCTGGAACAGGGAGACTTCATTACCTAACATCCAAAGTAGATGCTATGAATATTTACAATCACCAAGACAAGTGTGAGCAGGGACCAAGAGCTAAAACTTGATCTCCTCCCTCTAATAGTATCAAAACCCAAGTATCTGATTCTGATTTCATCTTAATTGTTGCTATCTTCTTAAAGGACCAAAAAGTAAAACCTTAGCAAACATCTAAGACCACAAATGATAACACCTTTCCAAATAGAcgcttccatttttatttaaattgtaaaaaataataattccaaaCAAGAGTCATCATTAACCCCCTGACAGCTCACCAGGCAAGGCCctgcttccttctgtccctccttaGAAGTCCCCTGTGCCTAATCAGGGGACAGGGGTGGTGGGGGGCCGGAAGAATCCTTGCACAGATGCTAGACCTCCCAAAGGGGAGAGCTCCGCGTGATGGAGGAGACCTAGCCAGTTTGCTGCCATCAAAAACTTGAAACCAACTGAAATCGTCCAGTCCTGGAAATCCCAACTCTTCCTATAAAAATCTCTCTACAGGTGACAGGTTGgcatggggcaggggaggggacgGTGGGACCAGAAGAGCCTAGGGGCTTGCTTGGCTTCTGGAGCAAAGATAATCTGTCTTTTGTTAGATTTATACTGTGGCAGGTCAGAGGCTGAAGGTCTGTTAGTGCATTTAGTGCTGGTGAGCAGGGTGACCCAGCCTGCGATATTGAAGTTCTCAGATGACAAGGCAGAGAGCCATAGGAGTTCCCCAACCCCCATCACCTTCTGctgaggaagggaggtggggaggatgtCCCCATGCCTGGCTCTTGGCAGCCCATCTGTGCCAGCATGGGCCAGTTCCTCAGGAGTGCTGGAGAGTTTGAGTCCAGTAAGCTTAGGGGATGACCCTGTGCTAAGACCCAACCATGACTCAGGCCACAGCATAGCTGGCTTAGGAGTAGCCCCCAGCCATCTGACTCGTGGCCGCATTGCTACCCACTCCTCGCCAGGCCTGGAAGCTGAAGAAAGCGCTCACTCCGTAGGCAATCATCACCAGACAAGCAAAGAACTGGCAGGGGAGAAAAAGAGGCCAAGGGGGTCAGTCAGAGAGAGCCAGGGAACCACATGGGGACAGTGAAACCAGACCAAGTGGGTCTCCTCAGAGGGACTTTGGATGAAAGCTTAAGCAGCAGCCCCTTGGGTTAATCAGAGCCACTTGTTCTGGGAGCCACACCCCTATGCCCACCCACCCATACCACACATCTGGCATTATGTTCTAAGGGTCAGGGATAAGAACTACACAGGCCAGACATGTCAGATGGTGCCAGGCACAGCACTCTGGAGTGACTGTGGGGTAACTTTATATACCTAAAGGACCTAGGGTCCACAAGTAACattcagggctggggatgtggctcaggtAGAGCTGTTGGCCAGCCTCCCAAGGCCCCGTGGTTCCAGGCCCAGAATtgaaaacaaacgaacaaaaccaaccagtaacAATACTCACAGCCCCCAGGAGTGTTCTGAACCAGTCTGTACTCTATGTGGCATGTGCTTTCAGAGGCTTGGGTCTCCATTCCCAAGATGGAGTTCACTAATTTTAAACTACTCTCACCAGGAAGAGGGAAGACACCACACGtgggctgtcctgtcctggacaTGACCACAACTCCAGTTTCCTTGTCTAAAAAAGAACCCATAGCCTATGCCTTTAGACATGAACAGGGCCTTGTGGATGGAGTATGAATGGCTATCTGACAGCCCAAGTTTGGACTTTTTATAAGAGAATActagtaaaaaaagaaatgtagatggGATGTCTGGTGATGACAGCCAGCCTGAGGTGACATGTGACAGTGTCCACAGTGGATCCCAAGCATTCGGGTCCCCTTGAGTTCTGCTGTTCACTAAGGAAGGAGGCCCACTGAGCATCCAGCCAGTGACAGCTCAGACAGGAGCCTGTGAGTTCACAGAGGCCTGGACTGGATCCCCTGCAGAAGGCTGGAGCCCTGGGACATACTtacagaggcagctgagcgctgGTTATATGGCCGGGAGCCCCTCAGGGATGTCAGATCGACCGCCGCCGCGCAGGCGATAAAGGCAGTAATGTAGAGAACGGTGGCAGCAACAAAAAAGATCAGTAACTGTAGGGGGAAGGGCGAGAGGCATTAGCATCCACGGGGAACATCACCACCTTGAAGCCCTGGCGGGAAGGCTTGGAGTGTTGGGGGCGGGTCGGTGCCACCACAACGAGCCACTTGCCTCTAACCAGCTAAAGAAGTACCATCTCTTGTGTGGCACATGCCATGCCCATGCCCTCCCTATGACCACATCAGCACTTGGTCTTGTGCCTGGCCCTCACATCCCGCTGCCCACCAGTGGGAGACATCTATGGCTCCCTTATACTATCCTAAACTCAAGGGCAAATACCAGGGCCAGGGTCCTAGGGAATCTATACAAGGCACCAAGAAGACTGGATGTGAGCCTTCAGCTGGCTGTGGGGCCTGTTCCATACCCCCAGTGGGTGCCTCTTGTCTTCAAACTGGTCTCCAGCCATTTATTGTgctatacatttttctttaattgccaACATTTAAAATTAGATTTCACGTGACaacttgaaaatttcatattaCACGTTTGAGGCTTCTGGAcattgtggtacacacctgtaaccccagcatctcaagaggcagaggcagaaggatcccaaATCCGAGGCTAAGTTGGTGCatatagtgagatgctgtctcaaaacatcaaTTAAGATGAGTAGttgtggctcacacctttgatcccagcacacgggaggtagaggcaggctgatctctgagtttgaggccagcctggactagtgagttccaggacagccagggtgattGAGAAAACCTAGCTCAAAACACCCGCAAAGCTGGGCAAAGTAGCTTACAGGAGCCAGCATGTCAGACACAAAGACAGGAAGACATGGATTCCAGGTCAGTCTGGCCTACACATCAAaactgcatcaaaaaaaaaacaaagcaaaaagctaACCTCAGGGCTGGGCATGTATCTCAGTGTAAAGCATTTGCTCTGAATTCAAGAGGACCTGgttttgatccctagcaccatcagtacaacaaacaaaatacctcCAGGCTTTGGCACCAGTGGGCCACATCCTCTCAAGGTTGAAgctgggcagaggcagcagctgctCAGGGCCAGGTACTTGTTAGGTTTCTGGAACCTTCCTGGCCCAGTTCACTAGTCCATCTCATCTGGCCCTTTCAAGGGTTGGCAGTCTCCAACTCAGAGTTGAGAAGGCTCATCACCCAGTTCCTCTCCCAGCTCAGCCCAGCAGCACCAGACACAGCCCCCAGCTGGCCTCCTTCACTTGATCACTGGTGCTGTGCTGCCAGCCTTGCCTCAGAGACAGAGGCCTCCAGCCTTGTGGAATTCTTCTTTAGGGGCTCGGGATATTCAGAAGGGGGCTAGACCCTTAGCCAGGAGTCCAGCCAACGCCACCTCAATCCCAAATCTTGTCCCCAAGTACAGCGACCACTGCATACCCTGCCCGGCTCTGGCTAACGAGACAAGGATCTAACAAACCCATTCTGTCTTGGCATGACTCACGTTTCCTCTCGCTAAACAGGCATTGAATTGTAAACAATCACTGCCTAGTTCCAGCCTCGCCTGCCTTACAATCATGCGCCTCTGTGCTCATTAAAAGGCTCAGACCCAGCTGCATGTGTTTTCTgggttccagaaaaaaaaacccagccagaGGAGCCTGGCCTGAGACAAACCTGGGGAACCCATTCTCTCCAGAGTGCCAGGGCCTCCTGGAGGCAGCTTTCACTGACAAACCCAGACCTCTTAGCTCAAAATTCTGATTCCCCCCCTCAAGAAAGAACAATATCCCAAGATCCCCGAGGATATCTGCAGAGTTGGTCAATAGCCCCTCGATGCAGCTCCCTTCCCAGGACCAAGTCAAACACCCCACTTCCATCATTAACATACCTTTCCACCCCagctccaccctcccaccctccctccattTCACATTTATGGAAGGTCAAGAGGTCCCGTCCTAGCCATTCACAGACAAGGACTCAGCCTGGAGCCACATAGCCCCTGCCCCAAACTCACCACCAACGGCCAGGGCACCATGTACAACTTTGTGTGCAGTTGAAACAGGTAGATGATGAAGAAGACGATTGTCACCAGCCAGAGGAAGACAGCGACAAACATGACCCAGCCATAGGCAGGATACAGATGGTATGGGGTGTCAGCAATCAGGGCCCACACCAGCAGCCCCAGCACCTGTGGAAAAATAAAGGGGAGTTTCTCAGAGCCGCACAGCTCCAGCCAGAGGCTCGGGCCTTGGTCCCCTTTCTTGTTAACTCAAAAAGTTTAGGCTGACAAGATGGCTAAGAGGGTAAAACGTTTGCCACAAGCCTGACAAATGGAATTCAATTCTGGAACTCGGGTGTAAGGAGAAAAGTGACTATCAGAGGTCCTCCAACCTTTTTGTGTTCACTGTGGCATGGAACATGCCCACATGCACGCACAATTAAAAACAGCTTCTTCAAAGAAATCTTAACTTGCCTCCTGTTGTTCACATCTGTGCTGGGGATCTTGTTTGgcctctcttcccccctttcaATTGCCATCATGCTGTGTGACAAAAGACTTCCCCGGTGTGATGCTGGTTTATATATGCTGAGCCCAGGGAGTGAcaggattagaaggtatggccctgttggagtagggtgtcactgtgggtgtgggttataagtCTCACATTCTAGCTGCCTTGAAGAcagcattctgctagcagccttcagatgaagatgaactctctgctcctcctgaaccatgcctgcctcgTTGCTGCCTCtgttcccgccatgatgatactggactaaacctctgaacctgtaagccagccccaattaaatgttgtcctttataagacttgccttggtcatggtgtctgttcacagcagtaaaaccctaagacacccaggTCCTCAGATAGTACCACTCAAGGTAGGAACAGCATCTCTCCCATAGAGTGTATGCTCCTTATACCAGTACTGCCCACAGCATTCTAGGGTCTCCACTTTGCCACAGgtgcagaaacaaaacaaaacaaaacaaaacaaaacaaaacaaaacaaaatgctggaAGCTAGTCATGGAGGCTgatacttgtaatcccaacactggaagaaaaaagagaacctgaatgagttcaaggccaacatgagCCATAGGCCAGTCTTGCCCATGTGAGCCCCCCGCTCaaaagaaaaccctgtctcaaaataaaagggggtgggtgggtgggtggagtagtggagagatggctcggtggctaagaacactgactactctcttccagaggtcctgagttcaattctcagcaaccacatggtggctcacaaccatctgtaacggggatctgatgccctcttcaggtgcgtctgaagagagcaacagtgtactcacgtatataaaataagtaaagatagatagatagatagatagatagatagatagatagatagatagatagatatggtaAACCACACCAGGAAGCTTGGTGGGTAGAGTAGCCAGGTATCCCCAAATCCCCGACTGAGTGTGTTGAACCTAAAGGCATGGGCTTTGTTTAAAACCCGTTCCTCTTCCACCTGCACAACTGCGTAGTGCTTCCTTACCTCATTTGTAACAGTGCAGAGACCACACCCACCTCAGACAGCTTCTCAAAGTAAGCACAGTTTTACACTTGAGAGCGACGGTCAGCCTTGTGTAAATTTCTACAAtccccctcccaaccccacccccacccccacagagtcCTGCCACAAAGCACCAAACTCAGATGGTTCTACACACAGACTTCTTGCACGGGCACAGCCCAAGGACCCTGGGGATGACCCAAGGGTAGCACAACCccgtggctgtcctgggactcccCAGCCTCTTCTTTGCTGGCCAAGGATCTCTGTCAAGGTTGGGGGATACCCACTCTCCTCTTATCTGGAACCCAGCAGCCACCATGGGTGTAGAAGTCTACTGTGGCTCTGGAGAAAGCCTGTGTTGATATTCACAGAGGGAccgttcctgcctctgcctgcacagCGTGGAAGCCGGTGGCCCCAGTCCAAGGGTGAGACCACTTTCAGTCAGATCTTAGGAGCAGAGCTGGCTGGCCTCAGGATGCTGGTCTTTGGAAACAAGTTCCCATCCCCTGGCCAACCCACTCTGCTCACAGGCCACTGGCAAGTTCCCTGGGAACTTTGGTTTGGAATATACACTTGCCGTGTAAGGACAGGGACCCTGTAGCTGAGCAGGCCTAGGAACCCAGCAATGCCCCAGTCAAAGCAGGCTCTATACCTGCACTCCCCAGCTAAGGTGAGCCCCCAGACACCCCATGTCACATAACACCCCTCCATCTGCTCTTGCCTCTGACCCTCCCAAGCATGCCCAGGGTTTGACCCCTGTGCCCACTTTGCTGTGACAAAGATGGGGCAGTGTAGCAGGGCCTTCCTAAACTGTGGTAACAATGCCAAATTGGGAAACCCTCATTTCATTACAACTCAGCGGCCAGGGGGAGATGGCTCCGCAGGTGAAGGCCTTGCCACaaaatctgatgacctgagttagagcTCTAGAGCCTATGTGGCAGGAGggaactcctgaaagttgtcctctgacctccacatgaacacTCTGGCATGCCATGCCCGTGCctacacagacaccacacacacacacacacaaacacacacacacacacacacacacacacacacactttcccctaccctccctctctccttccctcctcacccctccccctctttcttggCACAGTCTCATCCttccagcctgaccttgaactcagacttCTGCTCCTCAAGTACTACACcacaggcatgtggcaccacacctggccctgaCACACCCTTTACTCCCCACCCCAAATCACCATGCCTGGAAGAGACACACTAGAAAGGTCATGAACCCCCAGAGCTTGGGGAGGTCATTTCTGTCAGAGGAATGAAGACTCTTGGAATAACATCTCTCACAGTTTCTCAGGTGAGACATGGGAAGGTttggtggcggggggggggggggcgcaccTAAGGGCTGTCAACTCTTAT encodes the following:
- the Pllp gene encoding plasmolipin, with the translated sequence MDSEVKVTQNARVNKKGDQGPSLWLELCGSEKLPFIFPQVLGLLVWALIADTPYHLYPAYGWVMFVAVFLWLVTIVFFIIYLFQLHTKLYMVPWPLVLLIFFVAATVLYITAFIACAAAVDLTSLRGSRPYNQRSAASFFACLVMIAYGVSAFFSFQAWRGVGSNAATSQMAGGYS